The proteins below are encoded in one region of Coffea arabica cultivar ET-39 chromosome 4c, Coffea Arabica ET-39 HiFi, whole genome shotgun sequence:
- the LOC113739645 gene encoding protein POST-ILLUMINATION CHLOROPHYLL FLUORESCENCE INCREASE, chloroplastic-like isoform X2, whose product MAVTAAGSAATSSASLFASSQQIVSATRSASSSNTSVSVASTYVSNCMGASLRRCFPVKRKMAKISRIVTAAASVAASPVEEVTDYKLPTWAEFDLGRAPIYWKTMNGLPPTAGEKLKVFYNPAANKLVPNEEFGIAFNGGFNQPIMCGGEPRAMLQKVRGKVDPPIYTIQICIPKHALSLIFSFTNGTEWDGPYRLQIQVPRPWRNRPIEFFTEGLAQELSRDGACEKAIFPDTNVVATRCAMIGNLSVEGGDRCNLDFVVGCTDPSSPLFNPLANVDDGSCPLDSDSED is encoded by the exons ATGGCAGTGACTGCGGCCGGCTCAGCAGCAACAAGCAGTGCTTCACTCTTTGCTTCTTCCCAGCAAATTGTATCTGCAACACGTTCTGCTTCAAGTAGTAATACCAGCGTATCTGTTGCAAGCACTTATG TTTCCAACTGTATGGGAGCTTCCTTGAGAAGATGTTTTCCAGTTAAACGGAAGATGGCTAAGATTTCCAGAATTGTTACAGCTGCTGCGTCAGTTGCAGCAAGCCCTGTAGAAGAAGTTACAGA CTACAAACTCCCAACATGGGCTGAATTTGACCTTGGAAGAGCTCCAATTTATTGGAAAACTATGAATGGCCTTCCTCCAACTGCT GGAGAGAAACTAAAGGTTTTCTACAATCCAGCTGCAAACAAGCTTGTTCCAAATGAAGAATTTGGCATTGCATTTAATG GAGGTTTCAATCAGCCAATCATGTGTGGTGGTGAGCCCAGGGCAATGCTTCAGAAAGTTCGAGGCAAAGTTGATCCACCGATCTACACTATCCAGATATGCATCCCAAAGCATG CTTTGAGTTTGATTTTTTCATTTACAAATGGAACTGAGTGGGATGGTCCATACAGACTGCAAATTCAAGTTCCAAGGCCATGGAGGAATAGACCTATTGAATTTTTCACTGAG GGCCTTGCACAGGAGCTGAGTAGAGATGGTGCATGCGAAAAAGCAATCTTTCCAGATACAAATGTTGTTGCCACGAGATGTGCTATGATCGGTAACTTATCCGTGGAAGGA GGAGATCGTTGCAATCTCGATTTTGTGGTTGGATGCACTGATCCTAGTTCTCCCTTATTTAATCCACTTGCTAATGTGGACGATGGCTCTTGCCCTCTTGACTCAGACTCGGAGGATTAG
- the LOC113739381 gene encoding phosphatidylcholine:diacylglycerol cholinephosphotransferase 1-like, with amino-acid sequence MYLLCSTTHPLLQIAHFRNLSHSATPTPSPMNGDATHLRSRNRQHINKRDGFSHSNGAVKESKDDHRCHDHDNVNLMIKKKSGMEKVKINSSDKCGLFEKAYFMRWKAEDVLGVVRYHPIPCVFAACMLFFMGVEYTLRMIPASSPPFDLGFVVTLPLNRLLASRPGLNNFLAGLNTVFVGMQTAYILWTWLVEGRPRATISALFMFTCRGVLGYVTQLPVPEDFLGSGVDFPVGNVSFFLFYSGHVAASVIASVDMKRMQRWEMAWAFDALNVLQVVRLLSTRGHYTIDLVVGVGAGILFDSLAGKYLEKHTVGITAGGGYSALYAM; translated from the exons ATGTATTTATTGTGTTCAACAACCCACCCACTCTTGCAAATTGCCCATTTCCGTAATCTCTCTCACTCTGCAACGCCAACTCCATCACCAATGAACGGAGACGCAACCCATCTCCGTTCCAGGAACCGCCAGCACATTAATAAACGTGACggcttttctcattccaacGGCGCCGTAAAAGAATCCAAAGACGATCACCGCTGCCACGACCACGACAACGTAAACCTGATGATCAAGAAGAAGTCCGGTATGGAAAAAGTTAAGATAAATTCTAGTGACAAATGTGGGTTGTTTGAGAAGGCTTATTTCATGAGATGGAAAGCGGAGGATGTGTTGGGTGTGGTGCGGTACCACCCTATACCGTGTGTATTCGCAGCCTGCATGTTGTTTTTCATGGGAGTTGAGTATACCCTTCGCATGATCCCGGCGTCTTCTCCGCCGTTTGATCTGGGCTTCGTTGTTACCCTGCCCCTTAACCGTTTGCTTGCCTCTAGGCCTGGCCTCAACAATTTTCTTGCTGGCCTCAACACG gtgtTTGTGGGGATGCAAACGGCGTATATCCTGTGGACGTGGCTGGTGGAAGGGCGGCCTAGGGCTACGATATCGGCATTGTTCATGTTCACATGCAGAGGCGTTCTCGGATACGTTACTCAGCTACCTGTCCCTGAG GATTTTTTGGGTTCCGGAGTGGATTTCCCGGTGGGGAATGTATCGTTTTTCCTCTTCTACTCTGGGCATGTTGCTGCATCGGTGATAGCATCTGTAGACATGAAGAGAATGCAGAGATGGGAAATGGCGTGGGCATTTGACGCACTTAACGTACTGCAAGTGGTGAGGTTGCTGAGCACCAGGGGTCATTACACCATTGACTTAGTTGTAGGCGTCGGCGCCGGGATACTGTTTGATTCTCTGGCCGGCAAGTACTTAGAAAAGCACACTGTAGGGATTACTGCCGGTGGTGGTTATAGTGCTCTCTATGCCATGTAA
- the LOC113739645 gene encoding protein POST-ILLUMINATION CHLOROPHYLL FLUORESCENCE INCREASE, chloroplastic-like isoform X1: protein MAVTAAGSAATSSASLFASSQQIVSATRSASSSNTSVSVASTYVSNCMGASLRRCFPVKRKMAKISRIVTAAASVAASPVEEVTDYKLPTWAEFDLGRAPIYWKTMNGLPPTAGEKLKVFYNPAANKLVPNEEFGIAFNVCRDISAAGGFNQPIMCGGEPRAMLQKVRGKVDPPIYTIQICIPKHALSLIFSFTNGTEWDGPYRLQIQVPRPWRNRPIEFFTEGLAQELSRDGACEKAIFPDTNVVATRCAMIGNLSVEGGDRCNLDFVVGCTDPSSPLFNPLANVDDGSCPLDSDSED, encoded by the exons ATGGCAGTGACTGCGGCCGGCTCAGCAGCAACAAGCAGTGCTTCACTCTTTGCTTCTTCCCAGCAAATTGTATCTGCAACACGTTCTGCTTCAAGTAGTAATACCAGCGTATCTGTTGCAAGCACTTATG TTTCCAACTGTATGGGAGCTTCCTTGAGAAGATGTTTTCCAGTTAAACGGAAGATGGCTAAGATTTCCAGAATTGTTACAGCTGCTGCGTCAGTTGCAGCAAGCCCTGTAGAAGAAGTTACAGA CTACAAACTCCCAACATGGGCTGAATTTGACCTTGGAAGAGCTCCAATTTATTGGAAAACTATGAATGGCCTTCCTCCAACTGCT GGAGAGAAACTAAAGGTTTTCTACAATCCAGCTGCAAACAAGCTTGTTCCAAATGAAGAATTTGGCATTGCATTTAATG TGTGTAGAGACATTTCTGCTGCAGGAGGTTTCAATCAGCCAATCATGTGTGGTGGTGAGCCCAGGGCAATGCTTCAGAAAGTTCGAGGCAAAGTTGATCCACCGATCTACACTATCCAGATATGCATCCCAAAGCATG CTTTGAGTTTGATTTTTTCATTTACAAATGGAACTGAGTGGGATGGTCCATACAGACTGCAAATTCAAGTTCCAAGGCCATGGAGGAATAGACCTATTGAATTTTTCACTGAG GGCCTTGCACAGGAGCTGAGTAGAGATGGTGCATGCGAAAAAGCAATCTTTCCAGATACAAATGTTGTTGCCACGAGATGTGCTATGATCGGTAACTTATCCGTGGAAGGA GGAGATCGTTGCAATCTCGATTTTGTGGTTGGATGCACTGATCCTAGTTCTCCCTTATTTAATCCACTTGCTAATGTGGACGATGGCTCTTGCCCTCTTGACTCAGACTCGGAGGATTAG